The following proteins are encoded in a genomic region of Paenibacillus sp. FSL H3-0469:
- the rsmD gene encoding 16S rRNA (guanine(966)-N(2))-methyltransferase RsmD, giving the protein MRVISGSAKGRPLKSVPGNGTRPTTDKVKEALFSMIGPYFEGGTVLDLYAGTGGLGIEALSRGMEAAVFVDMEQKAIDTVRANLKAARLEVQAEVYRNDAGRALAALQKRGRAFDLVFLDPPYRMKHGDELMVTLADKLLLNPDAVIVLEHESGYAYPEDIPGFVRTKQSVYGEITISIYRYEAAVPEAAVRGKEVNDESAN; this is encoded by the coding sequence GTGAGAGTCATATCGGGAAGTGCAAAAGGCAGGCCGCTTAAAAGTGTTCCAGGCAATGGCACACGGCCTACTACCGATAAAGTGAAGGAAGCGTTATTCAGTATGATCGGGCCTTATTTTGAAGGGGGAACAGTGCTTGATTTGTATGCCGGTACCGGAGGCCTGGGGATCGAAGCCCTGAGCAGAGGGATGGAAGCTGCAGTATTTGTGGACATGGAGCAGAAGGCGATTGACACGGTGCGCGCAAATCTGAAGGCGGCCCGGCTGGAGGTGCAGGCTGAGGTCTACCGCAATGATGCGGGAAGAGCCCTTGCGGCACTTCAGAAGCGTGGGAGAGCCTTTGATCTTGTTTTTCTGGACCCGCCTTACCGTATGAAGCATGGAGACGAGCTGATGGTTACACTGGCGGACAAGCTGCTGCTGAACCCTGATGCAGTGATTGTGCTGGAGCATGAGTCGGGATATGCCTATCCGGAGGATATACCCGGGTTCGTGAGAACGAAGCAATCCGTCTATGGAGAGATTACGATCTCTATCTACCGGTATGAAGCTGCTGTTCCAGAGGCTGCCGTACGCGGCAAGGAGGTTAATGATGAGTCTGCAAATTAG
- the coaD gene encoding pantetheine-phosphate adenylyltransferase encodes MSLQIRKERVAIYPGTFDPVTLGHMDIIHRAAKQFDRLIVTVLNNLSKNPLFTVEERTELLRQATADIPNVEVDSFRDLLVNYVRQKDAQVIVRGIRTVTDFEYELQNASINHNLDPEAETIFMMTNPRYSYLSSSVVKEIAHFGGKVSDFVTPEVEQAMKLKFSRMDGGLK; translated from the coding sequence ATGAGTCTGCAAATTAGAAAAGAACGTGTCGCCATCTATCCGGGAACCTTCGATCCGGTTACGCTGGGACATATGGATATTATTCACCGGGCCGCCAAACAGTTCGACAGGCTGATTGTGACGGTGCTGAACAACCTCAGCAAGAATCCGTTGTTCACGGTCGAGGAACGCACAGAGCTTCTGCGCCAGGCGACAGCCGATATACCGAATGTTGAAGTGGACAGCTTCCGTGATCTCCTGGTTAACTATGTGAGGCAAAAGGATGCGCAGGTTATTGTCCGGGGAATCCGGACCGTTACCGATTTTGAATATGAGCTGCAGAATGCTTCCATTAATCATAACCTTGACCCTGAAGCGGAAACTATATTTATGATGACCAATCCGAGATACTCCTATCTTAGCTCCAGTGTGGTCAAGGAGATTGCCCACTTCGGCGGGAAGGTCTCGGATTTTGTAACGCCTGAGGTGGAGCAGGCCATGAAGCTGAAGTTCAGCCGGATGGACGGCGGTTTGAAGTAA
- a CDS encoding nucleoside recognition domain-containing protein yields the protein MINFRSKRFLSGSAPFIPGVAAILLAVAIIIAPEASLKASLTGLKLWWTLVFPALLPFLILSEMLSASGFVHGIGVLLEPLMKRCFRLPGAGGWTLVLGLTAGFPAGAGGVMQLHKQGDITDMEAGRLAAIVHYASPVTLLIVVGTAFLHSPAAGYALLAIHWLSGVAAGILSACFNDSRKITSPISQESDPSHTGSRSSAKKASLPGRIHQAAADARSRDGRGFGKVLGESVSSAVQSLMIVGGYMIMFAVVISIVNRLFPQLPAMVAASMLEIHLGARAMTSATAGPEGSVIGGLLGPALLSAGLAWSGICAQLQALALLKAANVRFLPFTAVRLLHGLFAFAFTILLWTPLLHIQSAVLPVLAGSPPAALPQAALSLNIWTLTPQILILQTLVVTLLLSLSAAVKLFTSNRRPSG from the coding sequence ATGATAAACTTTAGATCCAAACGCTTCCTGTCGGGTTCAGCTCCATTTATACCCGGGGTTGCAGCCATTCTGCTCGCTGTAGCGATTATTATAGCACCTGAAGCCTCGCTCAAGGCTTCACTTACGGGCCTTAAGCTCTGGTGGACCCTGGTTTTTCCTGCGCTGCTGCCTTTCCTGATCCTCTCAGAGATGCTCAGCGCATCCGGCTTCGTGCATGGTATCGGCGTTCTGCTTGAACCGCTGATGAAGCGGTGCTTCCGGCTTCCCGGGGCGGGCGGCTGGACGCTGGTACTTGGCCTAACCGCCGGCTTCCCTGCAGGAGCCGGCGGAGTGATGCAGTTGCACAAGCAAGGGGACATTACGGACATGGAAGCCGGAAGACTGGCGGCTATCGTACATTATGCCAGTCCAGTCACCCTGCTTATTGTAGTAGGAACAGCCTTCCTTCACAGTCCAGCCGCCGGATATGCCCTGCTTGCCATTCACTGGCTGTCTGGGGTAGCCGCAGGTATTCTATCCGCCTGCTTCAATGACTCCCGTAAGATAACCTCACCTATTTCGCAAGAAAGTGATCCCAGCCATACCGGAAGCCGCTCCAGCGCCAAAAAAGCATCCTTACCCGGGCGTATCCATCAGGCAGCCGCGGATGCACGTTCAAGGGACGGACGGGGCTTCGGTAAGGTGCTTGGTGAATCCGTATCCTCCGCTGTACAGAGCCTAATGATTGTAGGCGGCTATATGATCATGTTCGCGGTTGTCATAAGTATTGTTAACCGGTTGTTCCCTCAGCTGCCAGCTATGGTTGCAGCAAGCATGCTTGAGATTCATCTCGGAGCCCGGGCAATGACTTCAGCCACAGCAGGTCCCGAAGGCTCCGTCATAGGCGGTCTTCTTGGCCCGGCACTGCTGTCCGCCGGACTGGCCTGGAGCGGCATCTGCGCCCAGCTCCAGGCACTGGCTTTGCTGAAGGCAGCGAATGTCCGCTTCCTCCCGTTCACCGCAGTCAGGCTGCTGCATGGACTATTTGCCTTTGCGTTCACAATCCTGCTGTGGACTCCGCTGCTCCATATTCAGTCTGCGGTGCTGCCGGTTCTTGCCGGTTCTCCCCCAGCTGCTCTGCCGCAAGCGGCCCTTTCGCTGAACATATGGACTCTGACCCCGCAGATCCTGATACTTCAGACCCTGGTTGTTACGCTGCTGCTGTCGCTGTCTGCTGCCGTGAAGCTGTTTACTTCAAACCGCCGTCCATCCGGCTGA
- a CDS encoding SepM family pheromone-processing serine protease, protein MRQYKRRVGIRASAYLFSFVVILYVVVFMNTPYIVYQPGSASEVAPMIKVENADPQEQGTFMMTTVSASYANVALLIASVFNSNAEVVLKETRLQDKTEQEYAAEQVFYMNSSQSYAVQAAYHAAGVPYEDVVDYLYVFSVPEAANQDRFQPGDKIISVGGQKAADPAALSKLLSVHQIGDSVEVSLQRDGKEIKEQVKLVGVKDKEAAAARPGFGVVIGAVQKVEPKENGKAVSFVDTNVGGPSAGLMFTMEIYNRLTPGDLTKGRKVAGTGTIDAEGNVGPIGGVKHKIVAADRKGAEIFFVPLKNYDEAKAKAEQIGTDMKLIPVSTLSDALKYMEELPVIKS, encoded by the coding sequence TTGAGGCAGTATAAACGCCGGGTAGGCATCCGCGCTTCAGCCTATTTATTTTCATTCGTGGTCATTCTCTATGTTGTCGTCTTTATGAACACGCCTTACATTGTATATCAGCCGGGAAGCGCCTCCGAGGTGGCACCGATGATCAAGGTTGAGAATGCCGATCCGCAGGAGCAGGGAACCTTCATGATGACCACAGTCTCGGCAAGCTATGCGAATGTGGCACTTCTAATCGCTTCCGTGTTCAATTCCAATGCCGAGGTGGTCCTGAAGGAAACCCGCCTGCAGGATAAGACGGAGCAGGAATATGCGGCGGAGCAGGTATTCTATATGAATAGTTCACAGTCCTATGCCGTGCAGGCAGCCTATCATGCAGCGGGCGTACCCTATGAGGATGTCGTGGATTATCTGTATGTGTTCTCTGTCCCTGAGGCTGCCAATCAGGACCGGTTCCAGCCGGGTGACAAAATCATCAGTGTAGGCGGGCAAAAAGCTGCCGATCCGGCCGCGCTGTCCAAATTGCTGTCGGTTCATCAAATCGGGGATAGCGTGGAGGTATCGCTCCAGCGTGACGGCAAAGAAATCAAGGAGCAGGTCAAGCTGGTGGGGGTCAAGGATAAAGAAGCTGCAGCTGCACGGCCGGGCTTCGGAGTTGTAATTGGTGCGGTTCAAAAGGTGGAGCCTAAGGAGAATGGGAAAGCCGTCAGTTTCGTGGATACTAATGTAGGCGGACCCTCTGCCGGACTGATGTTCACTATGGAAATCTACAACCGGCTTACGCCGGGAGACCTCACCAAGGGCCGGAAGGTGGCTGGTACGGGTACGATAGATGCGGAGGGGAACGTGGGGCCGATCGGCGGTGTGAAGCATAAGATTGTAGCGGCTGACCGTAAGGGCGCAGAGATCTTCTTCGTTCCGCTCAAAAACTATGATGAGGCCAAGGCAAAGGCGGAGCAAATCGGCACGGACATGAAGCTGATTCCTGTCTCAACGCTATCCGATGCTCTGAAATATATGGAGGAGCTGCCGGTCATCAAATCCTGA
- a CDS encoding nucleotidyltransferase, which yields MATVGIIAEYNPLHNGHVHHFTEAKRISGADRSIVIMSGPFTQRGEPAAVSKRARTEMALHMGADLVIELPVAYAVQPAEWFAFGAVSLLEATGAVDSLCFGSEAGSLGVLLPLAGFLAEESSALKEEIRARLSEGAGFPAAYSTAAAAAWKASFMGEEKPEDAEDILRQPNNTLGLHYLIALRRLGSAIKPLTVPRTGAGFHDPLEGGSAIASATAIRRLLQEGGSPAAYMPEYALSILERERAAGRGPVRLEDFAGPLRHVLSTRSAAELHMLQDMNEGLENRLLRSLPQLDKFTTHGLLQELKSRRYTLTRLQRLLLHTLLNHSKAEMSPSVLSQGPGYIRVLGFRESGRELLKQMKQTAALPVITSPARYTHPMLERDLQAAAVFAGAYADPLRSDLYSDYLEPPVRI from the coding sequence GTGGCAACTGTAGGTATTATAGCCGAATATAACCCTTTACATAACGGGCATGTCCATCATTTCACCGAGGCCAAAAGAATCTCGGGAGCGGACCGCTCCATTGTCATTATGAGCGGACCGTTCACCCAGCGCGGCGAGCCGGCGGCGGTCAGCAAGCGCGCCCGCACTGAGATGGCGCTGCATATGGGCGCTGATCTGGTTATTGAGCTGCCGGTGGCGTACGCCGTCCAGCCGGCGGAATGGTTCGCCTTCGGAGCGGTATCCCTGCTGGAGGCGACCGGCGCCGTCGACAGCCTGTGCTTCGGCTCCGAAGCAGGCTCTTTGGGCGTGCTGCTGCCGCTGGCCGGCTTCCTGGCCGAAGAGAGCAGTGCGCTTAAGGAGGAGATCCGCGCGCGCCTCTCTGAGGGCGCGGGATTCCCCGCCGCCTACAGCACGGCGGCTGCGGCGGCCTGGAAGGCCTCTTTCATGGGAGAGGAGAAACCGGAAGATGCTGAAGATATATTACGGCAGCCCAACAACACCCTCGGCCTGCACTACCTGATCGCGCTGCGGCGGCTGGGCAGCGCGATCAAGCCCTTGACCGTGCCGCGTACCGGCGCGGGCTTCCACGACCCGCTGGAGGGCGGGTCGGCCATTGCCAGTGCAACAGCCATCCGCAGGCTGCTGCAGGAGGGCGGATCACCGGCGGCTTACATGCCGGAGTACGCACTCTCCATCCTGGAGCGGGAGCGTGCCGCAGGCCGGGGCCCAGTGCGGCTGGAAGACTTCGCGGGTCCGCTGCGCCATGTGCTCTCTACTCGCTCCGCTGCGGAGCTGCACATGCTGCAGGATATGAACGAAGGCCTGGAGAACCGGCTGCTCCGCAGCCTGCCCCAGCTGGACAAGTTCACAACCCACGGCCTGCTGCAGGAGCTTAAGAGCAGAAGATATACGCTCACCAGGCTCCAGCGTCTGCTGCTCCACACCCTGCTGAACCACAGCAAAGCAGAGATGTCCCCCTCCGTTCTCTCTCAGGGGCCCGGCTACATAAGGGTTCTCGGCTTCCGCGAGAGCGGCCGGGAGCTGCTGAAGCAGATGAAGCAGACTGCGGCGCTTCCGGTGATTACAAGCCCGGCCCGCTATACCCATCCCATGCTGGAGCGGGACCTCCAGGCGGCGGCTGTGTTCGCCGGGGCTTATGCCGACCCGCTGCGCAGCGATCTGTACAGTGATTATCTCGAGCCGCCGGTCAGGATTTGA
- a CDS encoding DUF177 domain-containing protein: protein MNIHFRKLANADEPLVLHEVVDVSGVVTGRKDILAVAPLSVDLKALPAGTDSVNVVGTLNGEVDMLCSRCLGEVKSKLNIPFAETFKWLKQPILPEDEDEELIYITDEIVDLIPYVEENFVLHLPDSVLCKADCLGLCQKCGQNLNEGTCSCDNTVIDPRLAALKGFFTKQDD from the coding sequence ATGAACATTCACTTTCGCAAATTAGCGAATGCCGACGAGCCTCTGGTCCTCCACGAAGTTGTGGATGTCAGCGGGGTTGTCACAGGGCGCAAGGATATACTTGCTGTTGCACCACTCTCAGTAGACCTTAAAGCGCTGCCCGCGGGAACCGATAGTGTGAACGTGGTGGGAACACTGAACGGAGAAGTGGACATGTTATGTTCACGTTGTCTCGGTGAGGTCAAGAGTAAGCTGAACATTCCTTTCGCTGAGACCTTCAAGTGGCTTAAACAGCCAATTCTTCCGGAAGATGAAGATGAGGAACTCATTTACATCACAGATGAGATTGTGGATCTTATCCCGTATGTGGAAGAAAATTTCGTACTGCACTTACCGGATTCGGTATTGTGCAAGGCAGACTGTCTTGGTCTTTGTCAGAAATGCGGACAGAACTTGAACGAAGGCACCTGCAGTTGCGACAACACAGTGATCGATCCAAGACTCGCTGCGTTGAAAGGATTCTTTACCAAGCAAGATGACTAA
- the rpmF gene encoding 50S ribosomal protein L32 produces MAVPQRRTSKTRRDKRRTHFKLVVPGMVKCEQCGELKLAHHVCKVCGTYKAREIIKQ; encoded by the coding sequence ATGGCAGTACCACAACGCAGAACGTCCAAGACTCGCCGTGACAAGCGTCGTACTCACTTTAAACTGGTTGTTCCAGGTATGGTGAAATGCGAACAATGCGGAGAGCTGAAGCTTGCTCACCACGTATGTAAAGTTTGCGGAACATACAAAGCAAGAGAAATCATCAAACAATAG
- the fapR gene encoding transcription factor FapR, translating to MSKKERQQQLLAIIEGNPFVTDRELTRQLKVSIQTIRLDRLELGIPELRERMKQMAEHSYDQVRSLPADEVVGDIVDLQLDKSGISIFEIRDEHVFSRNGIARGHYVFGQANSLAVAIINDEIALTASADLRFVRMVRLGEKCIAKAQVRSLAGRNGKAEVDVFTYVGEELVFQGHFIVYRSATEEYSEGGNRSADRH from the coding sequence ATGTCCAAGAAGGAACGTCAGCAGCAGCTGCTGGCAATAATTGAAGGGAACCCGTTTGTAACTGACCGGGAATTAACCCGCCAGCTGAAGGTGAGTATCCAGACGATCCGGCTGGACCGGCTGGAGCTGGGGATTCCGGAGCTGCGCGAGCGGATGAAGCAGATGGCGGAGCATTCCTATGATCAGGTGCGATCCCTGCCGGCCGATGAAGTGGTCGGTGATATTGTGGATCTGCAGCTGGACAAGAGCGGGATATCGATCTTCGAGATCCGCGATGAGCATGTGTTCTCCCGTAACGGGATTGCCCGGGGCCATTACGTATTCGGCCAGGCGAATTCGCTGGCAGTAGCCATAATTAATGATGAGATTGCCTTAACGGCTTCAGCCGACCTCCGGTTTGTGCGCATGGTCCGGCTGGGCGAGAAATGCATCGCCAAAGCGCAGGTGCGCTCACTTGCGGGCCGGAACGGCAAGGCTGAAGTGGATGTATTTACATATGTCGGAGAAGAGCTGGTATTTCAGGGCCATTTTATAGTGTATCGTTCAGCAACTGAAGAGTACAGCGAAGGGGGAAACCGGAGTGCGGATCGCCATTGA
- the plsX gene encoding phosphate acyltransferase PlsX yields MRIAIDAMGGDNAPECNVEGALAAAAEWSDIEIVLVGDVARLEPLLKSKPSNVTVRHAGDVIGSDEEPVKAVRRKKDSSMVVAGRMVREGEADAMISSGNTGALMTTGLLVVGRMEGIERPALAPMIPTLDDVGVLALDLGANMDAKPQHLAQYAQIGSIYRNKVHGIAKPRVGLLNVGTEPGKGNELTKEAYPLLEALPGIHFVGNVEARDVLTGSCDVLVCDGFAGNILLKTLEGTAGAMFSLLKEQFSKSLKTKLGAAILMPELRSLKGKMDYKEHGGAPLLGLSGLVVKGHGSSDGNAVKNAVRQARIALKAELVPSISKEISGK; encoded by the coding sequence GTGCGGATCGCCATTGATGCCATGGGCGGGGACAATGCTCCTGAATGTAATGTGGAAGGCGCGCTGGCAGCGGCAGCGGAGTGGAGTGACATAGAAATCGTACTGGTCGGTGATGTAGCGCGGCTTGAACCGCTGCTGAAGAGCAAGCCTTCCAATGTTACGGTACGTCATGCGGGGGATGTGATCGGTTCGGATGAAGAGCCGGTGAAGGCAGTCCGCCGTAAAAAAGACTCATCCATGGTCGTAGCCGGACGGATGGTCCGCGAGGGTGAGGCCGATGCCATGATCTCCTCCGGGAATACCGGAGCGCTGATGACTACAGGACTTCTGGTAGTCGGGAGAATGGAAGGGATTGAACGGCCGGCGCTGGCTCCGATGATTCCGACGCTGGATGATGTCGGTGTGCTGGCCCTGGATCTTGGCGCGAATATGGATGCCAAGCCGCAGCATCTGGCACAGTATGCCCAGATCGGCAGCATCTACCGCAACAAAGTGCATGGCATTGCGAAGCCCCGGGTAGGCCTGCTCAACGTCGGGACTGAGCCGGGCAAGGGAAACGAATTGACTAAGGAAGCCTATCCGCTCCTGGAGGCGCTGCCGGGCATTCATTTTGTCGGCAATGTGGAAGCGCGGGATGTGCTCACAGGAAGCTGCGATGTGCTGGTCTGTGACGGCTTCGCCGGTAATATACTTCTGAAGACGCTGGAAGGAACGGCCGGTGCGATGTTCTCCCTGCTGAAGGAGCAGTTCAGCAAATCGCTGAAGACGAAGCTGGGTGCTGCGATTCTGATGCCGGAGCTTAGAAGTCTGAAGGGCAAGATGGATTATAAAGAACACGGCGGAGCGCCGCTGCTCGGTCTTAGCGGCCTGGTAGTCAAGGGGCATGGTTCGTCCGACGGCAATGCGGTAAAGAATGCGGTAAGACAGGCACGGATTGCCCTGAAGGCTGAGCTGGTGCCTAGTATATCGAAGGAAATTAGCGGGAAGTGA
- a CDS encoding beta-ketoacyl-ACP synthase III → MRQLRPVGIIGTGKYVPERILTNSDLEKIVETNDEWIVSRTGIRERHIAAPEQATSDLAYEAALKALESAGMKAEELDLIIVATVTPDSAFPSTACILQDKLGAKNAAAFDLSAACSGFVYSLATATGFIQNGMYNNALVIGADTLSRITDYTDRNTCVLFGDGAGAVIVGEVPEGRGFQSFDLGAEGSGGSLLNLEAGGSRLPASQQTVEDKKHFIYMNGREVFKFAVRVMGSATERVLTKAGLSKENIDLFVPHQANIRIIQSAMQRLDLPPEKVVVNVDKYANTSAASIPLALVEAAEEGRMKAGDAVLMVGFGGGLTWGASVLIW, encoded by the coding sequence ATGAGACAATTACGTCCGGTAGGAATTATTGGGACTGGTAAATATGTACCTGAGAGAATATTAACCAACAGCGATTTGGAGAAGATTGTTGAAACGAATGATGAATGGATTGTCAGCCGCACAGGAATCCGGGAACGGCATATTGCGGCCCCGGAACAGGCTACCTCTGATCTGGCCTATGAAGCGGCCCTGAAGGCACTGGAATCCGCAGGCATGAAGGCCGAGGAGTTGGATCTGATCATTGTCGCTACAGTTACACCGGACAGTGCTTTCCCGTCCACAGCCTGCATTCTTCAGGACAAGCTGGGGGCCAAGAACGCAGCCGCCTTTGACTTGTCGGCAGCCTGCTCGGGGTTCGTCTACAGTCTGGCTACTGCTACGGGCTTTATCCAGAATGGAATGTATAACAATGCGCTGGTGATTGGCGCAGATACGCTGTCGCGTATTACAGACTATACTGACCGCAACACCTGTGTGCTGTTCGGTGACGGCGCAGGTGCGGTAATCGTCGGCGAGGTTCCGGAAGGACGCGGCTTCCAGTCCTTCGATCTTGGGGCGGAAGGCTCTGGCGGCAGCCTGCTTAATCTTGAAGCCGGCGGCTCGCGTCTCCCGGCTTCCCAGCAGACCGTAGAAGACAAGAAGCACTTCATCTATATGAATGGCCGCGAGGTTTTCAAGTTCGCAGTACGCGTTATGGGATCGGCTACGGAGCGTGTGCTTACCAAGGCGGGATTGTCTAAGGAGAATATCGACTTGTTCGTGCCGCATCAGGCCAACATCCGGATTATTCAATCTGCTATGCAGCGTTTGGATCTGCCTCCGGAGAAGGTTGTAGTCAACGTTGATAAATACGCAAATACCTCCGCAGCCTCCATTCCGCTGGCTCTTGTAGAAGCAGCCGAGGAAGGCCGGATGAAGGCCGGCGATGCTGTGCTTATGGTCGGCTTCGGCGGCGGACTTACCTGGGGCGCTTCTGTGCTGATCTGGTAA
- the fabD gene encoding ACP S-malonyltransferase, translating to MSKIAFVFPGQGAQAVGMGKDIYEALPQSRAVFEKGDEVLGFPLSGLVFEGPDSELKQTVNTQPALVTASVAYLEALSGLKVTPDYVAGHSLGEYSALVAAGVLSYEDAVRLVRLRGQFMEEAVPGGQGAMAAVLGADREGLTELCRSITAAGTPVELANVNCPGQIVVSGSVAGVGEVIQRVKEAGGKRAIPLEVSGPFHSSLMKGAAERLAAELDKVTFNAPAMPVVVNVTAAPVTDPEEIRKLLVEQVYSPVLWQDSVEWLIGAGVDTFVEIGSGSVLAGLIRKIDRNVKVVNINSLESVQAGW from the coding sequence ATGAGCAAAATCGCATTTGTCTTTCCCGGTCAGGGTGCACAGGCAGTCGGTATGGGTAAGGATATATATGAAGCATTACCTCAGAGCCGTGCGGTCTTTGAAAAGGGTGACGAGGTGCTTGGATTTCCGCTGAGCGGGCTTGTATTTGAAGGGCCGGACAGCGAGCTTAAGCAGACGGTGAACACGCAGCCGGCACTGGTTACGGCCAGTGTGGCTTATCTGGAAGCGCTAAGCGGCCTTAAGGTTACGCCGGATTATGTGGCAGGCCACAGTCTTGGTGAATATAGCGCTCTTGTGGCAGCCGGCGTGCTGTCCTATGAAGATGCTGTAAGGCTGGTCCGCCTGCGCGGACAATTCATGGAAGAAGCCGTTCCCGGAGGACAGGGGGCTATGGCAGCTGTGCTTGGAGCAGACCGTGAAGGGCTTACGGAATTATGCCGAAGTATTACAGCGGCGGGTACTCCCGTTGAACTGGCGAATGTCAATTGTCCGGGGCAGATTGTGGTCTCCGGTTCCGTGGCCGGTGTCGGTGAGGTGATCCAGCGTGTGAAGGAAGCCGGGGGCAAACGGGCGATTCCGCTGGAGGTTAGCGGGCCGTTCCACTCCTCATTAATGAAGGGTGCGGCTGAGCGGCTGGCTGCTGAGCTCGACAAGGTAACCTTCAATGCTCCCGCTATGCCGGTAGTGGTCAATGTGACTGCTGCTCCGGTGACAGACCCGGAAGAAATCCGCAAGCTGCTGGTAGAACAGGTGTATTCTCCGGTACTCTGGCAGGATAGCGTGGAATGGCTTATTGGCGCAGGGGTAGATACTTTTGTAGAGATCGGCTCCGGCAGTGTGCTGGCTGGCCTGATCCGCAAGATTGACAGGAATGTCAAGGTTGTGAATATCAACAGTCTGGAGAGCGTACAGGCTGGCTGGTAA
- the fabG gene encoding 3-oxoacyl-[acyl-carrier-protein] reductase → MFAALKGQTALVTGGSRGIGRSIALALAAHGVKVAVNYSGSLQAAEETVARIHELGSEGIALQGNVGSSSDAENLVKEVIQTWRKIDILVNNAGITRDNLIMRMKEEEFDQVIETNLKGVFNCLKAVTRPMMKQRYGRIINISSVVGVTGNPGQVNYTAAKAGVIGMTKSAARELSSRGITVNCIAPGFIDTDMTRELSDEVRSELIKGIPLGELGRAEDIANAAVFLASEGAAYMTGQTLHVDGGMYM, encoded by the coding sequence ATGTTTGCAGCACTAAAAGGTCAGACCGCCCTTGTAACCGGAGGGTCCCGGGGGATCGGCCGCAGCATAGCCTTGGCACTCGCTGCTCATGGCGTGAAGGTCGCGGTGAACTATTCCGGCAGTCTTCAGGCGGCTGAAGAGACCGTGGCCCGTATTCACGAGCTTGGCTCGGAAGGAATCGCCCTGCAGGGGAATGTCGGCAGCAGCAGTGACGCCGAGAACCTGGTCAAGGAGGTTATCCAGACCTGGAGAAAAATCGATATCCTGGTGAACAATGCGGGCATTACCCGGGATAATCTGATCATGCGTATGAAAGAGGAAGAATTCGATCAGGTCATCGAGACGAATCTGAAGGGCGTCTTCAACTGCCTGAAGGCAGTAACCCGCCCGATGATGAAACAGCGTTATGGCCGGATCATCAATATTTCCTCGGTCGTGGGTGTGACGGGGAACCCGGGGCAGGTGAACTATACCGCTGCTAAGGCAGGTGTAATCGGCATGACGAAGTCTGCGGCCCGCGAGCTGTCTTCACGTGGAATCACCGTGAACTGCATCGCTCCCGGCTTCATTGATACCGACATGACCCGCGAGTTGTCCGATGAGGTTCGCAGCGAGCTGATCAAGGGGATTCCCTTGGGAGAGCTTGGGCGGGCGGAGGACATTGCGAATGCGGCGGTATTCCTGGCTTCGGAAGGGGCAGCCTACATGACAGGCCAGACGCTTCATGTGGATGGCGGAATGTACATGTAA
- the acpP gene encoding acyl carrier protein, translating to MSDVLERVTRIVIDRLGADEAEVTLEASFKDDLGADSLDVVELVMELEDEFDMEISDEDAERITTVGEVVKYIQSHT from the coding sequence ATGTCCGATGTATTAGAGCGTGTAACACGCATTGTCATCGACCGCTTAGGTGCCGATGAAGCAGAGGTAACATTAGAAGCGTCTTTCAAAGATGATTTAGGTGCTGATTCTCTTGATGTAGTAGAATTGGTAATGGAATTGGAAGATGAATTCGACATGGAAATCTCTGATGAAGATGCAGAGAGAATTACGACCGTGGGTGAAGTTGTGAAGTACATACAATCTCATACCTAG